In a genomic window of Amphiprion ocellaris isolate individual 3 ecotype Okinawa chromosome 13, ASM2253959v1, whole genome shotgun sequence:
- the LOC111580478 gene encoding C-terminal-binding protein 1 isoform X2, which produces MQGIRPPIMNGPMHPRPLVALLDGRDCTVEMPILKDVATVAFCDAQSTQEIHEKVLNEAVGALMYHTITLMREDLEKFKALRIIVRIGSGYDNIDIKSAGELGIAVCNMPAASVEETADSTLCHILTLYRRITWLHQALREGTRVQSVEQIREVASGAARIRGETLGLIGLGRVGQAVALRAKAFGFNVIFYDPYLADGVERSLGLQRVNTLQDLLFHSDCVSLHCSLNEHNHHLINDFTIKQMRQGAFLVNTARGGLVDEKALAQALKEGRIRGAALDVHETEPFSFSQGPLKDAPNLICTPHAAWYSEQASLEMREEAAREIRRAVTGRIPDSLKNCVNKEFLTQNNHWAGVDPATVHPELNGAYRYPPGVVNLPAGGLPPPVEGIVPSAVPITHTLPPAVTHPPHAPSPGQNTVKPPEGDREQHPNDQL; this is translated from the exons gcATCAGGCCACCCATTATGAACGGGCCCATGCACCCACGCCCCCTGGTGGCGCTGCTGGATGGGCGCGACTGCACTGTAGAGATGCCCATCCTGAAAGACGTAGCAACCGTGGCCTTCTGTGACGCTCAGTCCACACAGGAGATCCACGAGAAG GTCCTTAACGAAGCTGTAGGAGCTCTGATGTACCACACCATCACCCTGATGAGAGAAGACCTGGAGAAGTTTAAAGCTCTGCGTATCATCGTCCGCATCGGCAGCGGATACGACAACATTGACATTAAATCTGCCGGAGAACTCG GCATAGCTGTATGTAATATGCCGGCGGCCTCGGTGGAGGAGACGGCGGACTCGACGCTGTGTCACATCCTCACCTTGTACCGACGCATCACCTGGCTGCACCAG GCTCTGCGGGAGGGAACACGGGTTCAGAGCGTGGAGCAGATCCGAGAGGTGGCGTCAGGAGCGGCGAGGATCAGAGGCGAGACCCTGGGACTCATAGGGCTCG GTCGGGTGGGCCAGGCTGTCGCACTGCGAGCCAAGGCCTTCGGCTTCAATGTGATTTTCTATGACCCTTATTTGGCTGATGGTGTAGAAAGATCCCTGGGATTACAAAGGGTCAACACACTACAG GATCTGCTTTTCCACTCTGACTGTGTCTCTCTGCACTGTAGCCTCAATGAACACAACCACCACCTGATCAACGACTTCACCATCAAACAG ATGCGTCAGGGGGCGTTCCTGGTGAACACAGCCAGGGGGGGTCTGGTGGATGAGAAGGCCTTGGCTCAGGCCCTGAAGGAGGGGAGGATACGTGGAGCTGCTCTGGATGTTCATGAGACAGAACCTTTCAG TTTCAGTCAGGGTCCGCTGAAGGACGCTCCCAACCTGATTTGCACACCGCATGCCGCCTGGTACAGTGAACAGGCTTCACTGGAGATGCGAGAGGAGGCAGCCAGGGAGATCCGAAGGGCAGTGACAG GTCGTATCCCAGATAGTCTGAAGAACTGTGTGAATAAAGAGTTCCTCACCCAGAACAACCACTGGGCAGGAGTTGACCCAGCTACCGTCCACCCTGAGCTCAACGGGGCTTATAG GTATCCCCCAGGAGTGGTGAACTTGCCAGCCGGCGGCCTCCCTCCACCCGTTGAAGGCATCGTGCCGAGCGCCGTGCCGATCACGCACACCCTCCCGCCCGCTGTCACCCACCCTCCTCACGCACCGTCTCCCGGACAAAACACAGTGAAGCCACCAGAGGGCGACAGAGAGCAGCATCCGAACGACCAACTGTAG
- the LOC111580478 gene encoding C-terminal-binding protein 1 isoform X1, with translation MGSSHLLNKGMPLGIRPPIMNGPMHPRPLVALLDGRDCTVEMPILKDVATVAFCDAQSTQEIHEKVLNEAVGALMYHTITLMREDLEKFKALRIIVRIGSGYDNIDIKSAGELGIAVCNMPAASVEETADSTLCHILTLYRRITWLHQALREGTRVQSVEQIREVASGAARIRGETLGLIGLGRVGQAVALRAKAFGFNVIFYDPYLADGVERSLGLQRVNTLQDLLFHSDCVSLHCSLNEHNHHLINDFTIKQMRQGAFLVNTARGGLVDEKALAQALKEGRIRGAALDVHETEPFSFSQGPLKDAPNLICTPHAAWYSEQASLEMREEAAREIRRAVTGRIPDSLKNCVNKEFLTQNNHWAGVDPATVHPELNGAYRYPPGVVNLPAGGLPPPVEGIVPSAVPITHTLPPAVTHPPHAPSPGQNTVKPPEGDREQHPNDQL, from the exons gcATCAGGCCACCCATTATGAACGGGCCCATGCACCCACGCCCCCTGGTGGCGCTGCTGGATGGGCGCGACTGCACTGTAGAGATGCCCATCCTGAAAGACGTAGCAACCGTGGCCTTCTGTGACGCTCAGTCCACACAGGAGATCCACGAGAAG GTCCTTAACGAAGCTGTAGGAGCTCTGATGTACCACACCATCACCCTGATGAGAGAAGACCTGGAGAAGTTTAAAGCTCTGCGTATCATCGTCCGCATCGGCAGCGGATACGACAACATTGACATTAAATCTGCCGGAGAACTCG GCATAGCTGTATGTAATATGCCGGCGGCCTCGGTGGAGGAGACGGCGGACTCGACGCTGTGTCACATCCTCACCTTGTACCGACGCATCACCTGGCTGCACCAG GCTCTGCGGGAGGGAACACGGGTTCAGAGCGTGGAGCAGATCCGAGAGGTGGCGTCAGGAGCGGCGAGGATCAGAGGCGAGACCCTGGGACTCATAGGGCTCG GTCGGGTGGGCCAGGCTGTCGCACTGCGAGCCAAGGCCTTCGGCTTCAATGTGATTTTCTATGACCCTTATTTGGCTGATGGTGTAGAAAGATCCCTGGGATTACAAAGGGTCAACACACTACAG GATCTGCTTTTCCACTCTGACTGTGTCTCTCTGCACTGTAGCCTCAATGAACACAACCACCACCTGATCAACGACTTCACCATCAAACAG ATGCGTCAGGGGGCGTTCCTGGTGAACACAGCCAGGGGGGGTCTGGTGGATGAGAAGGCCTTGGCTCAGGCCCTGAAGGAGGGGAGGATACGTGGAGCTGCTCTGGATGTTCATGAGACAGAACCTTTCAG TTTCAGTCAGGGTCCGCTGAAGGACGCTCCCAACCTGATTTGCACACCGCATGCCGCCTGGTACAGTGAACAGGCTTCACTGGAGATGCGAGAGGAGGCAGCCAGGGAGATCCGAAGGGCAGTGACAG GTCGTATCCCAGATAGTCTGAAGAACTGTGTGAATAAAGAGTTCCTCACCCAGAACAACCACTGGGCAGGAGTTGACCCAGCTACCGTCCACCCTGAGCTCAACGGGGCTTATAG GTATCCCCCAGGAGTGGTGAACTTGCCAGCCGGCGGCCTCCCTCCACCCGTTGAAGGCATCGTGCCGAGCGCCGTGCCGATCACGCACACCCTCCCGCCCGCTGTCACCCACCCTCCTCACGCACCGTCTCCCGGACAAAACACAGTGAAGCCACCAGAGGGCGACAGAGAGCAGCATCCGAACGACCAACTGTAG